The Bacteroidia bacterium genomic interval AAACCAGCGTCTCAATATCAAAATCGGGGCAGAGAATATTTTTGATGTCAAATACACTACGTTCTCGGATTGGAATAGAATCCCACGACCCGGACGTAATTTCTATGTGAATCTGATTTGGGAAATATAGTAAGAGCCATTGAGAAAATAAAATCAACAAAACGCAGGTTTACTTTGATTTAGAAAACCATTTTTGGGCATTGGGTCTGCGGTGTGGGCATCCTGGCCAACAACACGGTTGTCGCTTCCCTTCTAGCAAGTCATGTATCAAACGTTTGATATGCTCAACTCTAGTTTCGCTCTTCTTCACAATGGTTATCCAACAAATCCATTCATTGCGTTGAATGGGCGTAAGCTTATTCCATTTCTCCAGCGCATCCTCATTTGCAATCAATGGCTGTTGAACGTCTTCCGGCACTTCATGTAAAATACCATTTAAAATAGGCTGATTCATAGGCTTGTTTGATGTCGTTTGTTTTGATTTCGATTGCGTAGCAACTTTATTATAACTGTAACGATTAATACTTGTCAACTCGCATTCAATTATCTCTTGAAAATTTAGTTTGCTAAATTATGTTTTAAAACTGAGCTATGCACTTTGCGGCATTATTTATTCTTAATTCTGTTTCAAATCATTTGAAAACCCTTTATATAACTATACTCTTTTCAAGTTTAAACAACCTGCAAGATTTCCACTTCTGCATTATTAAAATTAAACTTCTCTCCTGCTATCTTTCCTTTGATTGCATGGGCTATTGGGGCGACTCCCGAAATACAGAGAACTTCTTGTCCATTCACGAGCAGTTTACCCAAAGATACAGAAATGAAAAAAGTCTTATCGGATGTCATTACTACAGATCCAAAACCAATTTTTTCATTATTGCTGATTCCCATTCTATCCATTACTTCCAGCATTTTCTTTGTCTCCAACAATTGATTGGAAATTTTTTCACCTTCTTGTTTTAACATCTCAATCCCGGTTTCATATTTATCTCCACTCGAGTTTTTTTCTTCTCCCTCGCTAGCTTCCTCAATATCTGTTAGCATTTTTTTGAACCCTTCTATTTTGTCATAAAGGTTTTGTTTAACTTCTTTAATCAGAAGTCTTTTATAGTCAATATTTAACATAAATGTTTTATTCAGTATCTGTTCTAAAACCGGAGAAATCCTTGCGTTTCAACTCAAAGTGTTTACCCAAATACACCTTTCGCACTAATTCATCATCGGCAAGTTCTTCGGCAGTACCTTGTTTGAGTAATTTACCTTCAAACAACAGATAGGCACGGTCAGTAATACTTAATGTTTCTTGAACATTGTGATCTGTAATCAAAATACCAATATTCTTTGTTTTAAGACTTGCAACAATCCCTTGTATATCCTCAACTGCAATGGGATCAACTCCGGCAAAAGGCTCGTCTAATAAAATAAATTTGGGTTCTGAAGCTAATGCACGTGCTATCTCTGTCCTCCTACGTTCTCCACCTGACAGCACCATTCCGGGGTTTTTTCTTACCTTTTGTAAGCTAAATTCATTTAGTAACGATTCTAATTTATCTTGCTGCACTTCCTTGCTAAGTTTACGCATTTCAAGTATCGCTTTTATATTATCCTCAACGGTAAGTTTTCTAAAAACAGATGCTTCTTGTGGCAAATATCCAACACCCAATTGAGCGCGTTTATACATAGGAAGTTTGGTAATATCTTGTGTATCTAAAAACACTTGTCCTTCATCCGCTTTAACCAATCCAACTACCATGTAAAAAGTGGTGGTTTTGCCGGCTCCATTCGGTCCCAGCAAGCCAACAATTTCGCCTTGATTGACTTCCACAGTTACGTGGTTTACAACAGTGCGCTTTTTATATGTTTTAACAAGATTTACAGCACTTAATTTCATGCTCGGATATCTTTTAGTTTTAACTGAATACTCACACGCCCATTGAAATTATTCCATTCTAAAGAATAACAACAATCAAACCCTTCTTGATTTCTTACTATTGAATATTTATCTGCCATATTAAACCCTATTCCATCGAACACTACGCCACTTTGTTTACCAACAATACGAAGATGTTTTTTTTTCAACACCCTTGAGTTTCCTATATCTTTGATTTTATTAGATCTGAATACAGGGGACATATTGCCTGGACCAAAAGGTTTAAACCTATCCAACAAACGCATAAACTTATCATTGATATCGCTAAAATCAAGTTCGGTATCATATTCAACAGAAGGGTTTATTGCATCTTCTGTAATTGTACTTTGTACCACTTGTTCAAATTTAAGAGCAAACGCATCAAAATGTTCCTTTTTCACACTAAGTCCTGCTGCATACTTATGTCCCCCATATTGCAATACATACTCCCCACAAGAGCCGATAGCTTCATGTATGTCGAATTCCTTTACTGAGCGCGCAGACCCTGTGAGCATACCATCATTTTCACTAAAAATAATGGTAGGTTTATAATGATATTCTATCAACCTGCTGGCAACAATTCCAATCACACCTTTGTGCCATTGATTACCATACAAAACAGTTGTGCGTTTCCTTAAATATTCTTCATTGTTTTGAATTAATTCAAGCGCTTCTTTTGTGATATCAGAGTCCTTATCCTTTCTTTCAGAATTATGTTCATCTAAGACCTTTGCAGCTTTGATAGCTTGGTGAAAATCAGTTTCAATCAGTAATTTAACAGAATCTTTTGCATCAGAAATCCTTCCTGAGGCATTGATTCTTGGTCCCAAGCCAAACACTATATCACCTACCTCATAGTTGTCTTTAATGATATAACTCTGCATCAGTGCTTGCAGTCCTACACATGGGTTGCTATTGAGTTTTTCCAATCCCAAATACATGAGCACTCGATTTTCATCCATCATATCCACAATATCGCTGGCTATACTAACAGCAACCAAATCTAAATATTGCATCACTTTGGATTCATCCATATTGCGTTTGTGAGCTATAGCCTGAATAAGCTTAAACCCAATACCACATCCTGATAACTCTTTGTAAGGATAGGCACAATGAGCTTGCTTAGGGTTCAATAAGGCAACAGTTTCTGGTAATTCTTCACCGGGTAAATGGTGGTCACAAACAATAAAATCTATGTCTAAAGTTTTAGCATAATGAATCAATTCTATACTTCGGGTACCACAATCGAGTGCAATAATTAATGAGAAACCATTTGTTTTAGCCCAATCAATGCCGATTTTGGATACACCATAGCCTTCTTTGTATCGGTCCGGTATGTAATAATCAATTTTATCTTGCTCCCACAACTCTCTTAAGAACGAGTAAACTGTTGCTACCGAAGTCGTTCCATCAACATCATAATCACCATAAATAAGGATTTTCTCACCGTGTTGCAATGCGTTTTCTATTCTTTCAACTGCACGCTCCATATCTTTCATTAGATAAGGGTCATACAATTGAGAAAATTTTGGTTTAAAAAATGCTTCTGCTTGGTCATAAGTCTCTACTCCTCGTTGCACCAACAGTGTGGCAATCTTTTCAGGAATATTCAACAAATTAGAAAGGTGTTCAATCTTACGTCTATCGGGTTGTGTTTTCTCTTTCCAAATAAATTCCATGATTGCTTTTGATGACGGCAAATGTAAGCTATAATGAGATTATAAACTGTTGAAATTTCAATCAATCACAGCGAAAAAAACGTCAATTTATTGCGTCTTATTTGCTAATTGTCCACAAGCAGCATCAATATCCTTGCCCCTGCTGCGTCTGATTACCGCCAGCACATCGTGTTTTTTAAGAATAGAGGCAAAACGTTCCATTTTGGTAATGTTTGAGGCTTTAAAATCTGCGTTATCAATAGGGTTGTATTCAATTAAATTCACTTTTACTTTAGGAATTTTACTTGCAAATTTGACAACGTTCAAAGCGTCTTCATCAGAATCATTGGTGTTGTTAATGACAACATATTCCAATGTAATTTGATTTTTAGTTTTAGAATAGAAATAGCGTAACGCTTCTTGCAACTCTTCTAAAGGATTCGAATCGTTGATAGGCATAATGGCAGAACGTTTCACATTATCAGCCTCATGCAAAGAGAGCGCAAGATTAAACTTCACACCGTCATCTGCCAGCTTCTTTATCATCTTGGCAATCCCTGATGTTGATACAGTAATCCTTTTTGCAGCCATCCCTAAGCCTTGTTCTGAAGTGATATGTTCTACACTTTGCAAAACATTTTGATAATTCAACAATGGCTCTCCCATCCCCATATAGACAATATTACTTAAAGGAAGTCCATAGTATTCTATGGCTATTCTATTAAGCTCAACCACTTGGTCATAAATTTCTCCTGCTTCCAGGTTTCTTTCTCTTTTCAAATAACCCGTAGCACAAAACTTACAGTTGAGACTACACCCTACTTGTGAAGAAACACAAGCTGTCATCCTTGTTTCAGTAGGTATCAAAACGCCTTCTACAATATTCCCATCA includes:
- the recJ gene encoding single-stranded-DNA-specific exonuclease RecJ; this encodes MEFIWKEKTQPDRRKIEHLSNLLNIPEKIATLLVQRGVETYDQAEAFFKPKFSQLYDPYLMKDMERAVERIENALQHGEKILIYGDYDVDGTTSVATVYSFLRELWEQDKIDYYIPDRYKEGYGVSKIGIDWAKTNGFSLIIALDCGTRSIELIHYAKTLDIDFIVCDHHLPGEELPETVALLNPKQAHCAYPYKELSGCGIGFKLIQAIAHKRNMDESKVMQYLDLVAVSIASDIVDMMDENRVLMYLGLEKLNSNPCVGLQALMQSYIIKDNYEVGDIVFGLGPRINASGRISDAKDSVKLLIETDFHQAIKAAKVLDEHNSERKDKDSDITKEALELIQNNEEYLRKRTTVLYGNQWHKGVIGIVASRLIEYHYKPTIIFSENDGMLTGSARSVKEFDIHEAIGSCGEYVLQYGGHKYAAGLSVKKEHFDAFALKFEQVVQSTITEDAINPSVEYDTELDFSDINDKFMRLLDRFKPFGPGNMSPVFRSNKIKDIGNSRVLKKKHLRIVGKQSGVVFDGIGFNMADKYSIVRNQEGFDCCYSLEWNNFNGRVSIQLKLKDIRA
- the rlmN gene encoding 23S rRNA (adenine(2503)-C(2))-methyltransferase RlmN translates to MDIRKLSLNEITEKFKSWDEKPFRAKQVYEWLWKFSSHSFDDMTNLSLALRQKLKENFEIRSLVTTATQKSADTTVKCAFKLFDGNIVEGVLIPTETRMTACVSSQVGCSLNCKFCATGYLKRERNLEAGEIYDQVVELNRIAIEYYGLPLSNIVYMGMGEPLLNYQNVLQSVEHITSEQGLGMAAKRITVSTSGIAKMIKKLADDGVKFNLALSLHEADNVKRSAIMPINDSNPLEELQEALRYFYSKTKNQITLEYVVINNTNDSDEDALNVVKFASKIPKVKVNLIEYNPIDNADFKASNITKMERFASILKKHDVLAVIRRSRGKDIDAACGQLANKTQ
- a CDS encoding YdeI/OmpD-associated family protein; amino-acid sequence: MNQPILNGILHEVPEDVQQPLIANEDALEKWNKLTPIQRNEWICWITIVKKSETRVEHIKRLIHDLLEGKRQPCCWPGCPHRRPNAQKWFSKSK
- the lptB gene encoding LPS export ABC transporter ATP-binding protein — translated: MKLSAVNLVKTYKKRTVVNHVTVEVNQGEIVGLLGPNGAGKTTTFYMVVGLVKADEGQVFLDTQDITKLPMYKRAQLGVGYLPQEASVFRKLTVEDNIKAILEMRKLSKEVQQDKLESLLNEFSLQKVRKNPGMVLSGGERRRTEIARALASEPKFILLDEPFAGVDPIAVEDIQGIVASLKTKNIGILITDHNVQETLSITDRAYLLFEGKLLKQGTAEELADDELVRKVYLGKHFELKRKDFSGFRTDTE